A single region of the Gossypium arboreum isolate Shixiya-1 chromosome 12, ASM2569848v2, whole genome shotgun sequence genome encodes:
- the LOC108465342 gene encoding uncharacterized protein At5g65660-like, with product MENQVVSPPHVDASRPSLGFPLGTALLLIIIFSLSGIFSCCYHWDKLRSLRRSPADRTDPHPDIEASPSKPMPDFLDLKKNQSQSLPVLMPGDEIPKFIALPCPCQPPRQDKVEVKIEKPPKPARCPVPFGLAI from the exons ATGGAGAATCAGGTTGTTTCGCCACCCCATGTGGATGCATCTCGACCGTCCCTCGGCTTCCCTCTTGGCACTGCCCTCCTCTTAATCATCATTTTCAGCTTGAGTGGTATCTTCTCCTGCTGCTACCACTGGGACAAGCTCAGATCACTCCGCCGATCTCCCGCCGACCGCACCGATCCCCATCCCGATATCGAAGCTTCTCCCTCCAAACCCATGCCTGATTTCTTG GATTTAAAGAAAAACCAAAGCCAAAGCCTACCTGTATTAATGCCAGGAGATGAGATCCCAAAATTCATAGCATTACCATGTCCGTGTCAGCCTCCACGGCAAGACAAGGTTGAAGTGAAAATTGAAAAGCCACCCAAGCCAGCGCGTTGCCCAGTACCTTTTGGATTGGCTATTTGA